The nucleotide sequence GGGCTATAGCTGGAGTGCCAGTACTGCCACAATGGCAATATGCCCGGCCATTGTGGCCCGACGCTCCGTTACCAACTTCTGCTGCCGACTTGCCAGCCTCTGAGTCTCTCAGCTGCCGCCGTAGCTTTTGTTTTAGCCATTGTTAGTGGATCGCTGGTGCTGGTGGCTCTGCTTCTGCTTCTGCCACTGCTGCCTTTGCAACATTTGAATGATTCTCGTTGGTCGTGTCAGTCCCACGGGTAATTATTGACACGGTTGTATGCACGCAGCCCAAAAAGCACACACAGTGAAATGTACAAAAGCAGGCGGCGTGTTGCTTTGCCACgcgaaataataaaaaaccaaCTCCACTCGAAATAATAATGAAAATGTCGGTGTTTGCCTCGAGGAGgggtttctgtttctgtttcacTATATAGATATATGGGTATAGTCGGGGATATATAATATGTGTTTGGGGGAGGGTGTGCTGGCTTGTAGGGGGTGTTGCCGCTGTCGCACTTGGCACGCACGGTAACattaaaaccaatgaaaaCTACAATTTGCCCTCGTATATTAGTGGTTTCTATTATCATCAAATAATGTGGAATGTGTTTTAACTGTAGAGTGACTCTATAAAAAGGTAGTATAACTATAACAAATAAAGATATGGAACTATAACAAACGTATTAAAATAAACCATTAGAGTTCATTAATAAGTTGTTCCTATCATCAAAAACCCTAGAAAGTCTTCTTACTATAAAAAAGGTTATAATATAGAAAGAATAAAAATCATAGAAAATATGATAACTATCcctttaattaaatatttttgacaTTGAATAACGTATAACATTCAAATCTAGTTCTTTGACATAAAATAGCCTTATAAACCTTTCATCTTAGTATTATAATACACTTCATATTAAAATCTAGCAAATCCATTAACTGTGAGTAATCAGTCAGGAATTTCCCCCAATTTCTTTCGGACAATCCTCCGAAAATCCCATAAATTCTTAAAGCGTATTTCAACTAGCACATGACCATTAAAAAAACCTTTCCTTTCCGTTTTCCATATAAAAGTTTATATAGCCCGAGGGGCAGGTTTCGTCTACCCGAGTGGGTGTGcgtttttgtgtgtgtgcttcAACTACCCCAAAAATGGCAGGTGGCAATAGATAAACGTATAAATAGGCTTGTGGGCAGCCATGTTGTTTCCCCAttaaatttcatttcatttcgccgtcaacttatttttttttcgttgtTAGAAAATAATTAAGAGAGCATAGAGAATAATTATATGGGTGGATATATAATACTGTCTATATATTGTTCAAGTGCATGGAGCGCATCGCGTGGGTGGATTTTGTGTTTGGTGTggaaaatataattttcatttttattttccattttctgtACGCTTTATTGAAACATTATAAACCACGCGCCAAAAGTTCAATTCCAGCGAAAATAACAACagacatttttgttttgtttaagcATTAATGCCGtcgcataaataaaaatcattgcaCTTGCGCTTCTGTATTATATGTGtatattattgttattatttgttgtttgttattgttttcGCGGCtgttgtttatatatttaagccTAAAACTGGCTTTCAATTATGCCAATTTATTTCGCACACAAAAGCGGGTGAGGGCTCGGGATATATTTACAGGCTGATGCAATTTTTATGCAGAATTACTAACCAATATCATTTCGGTACGAAATTGTTAATCAACATCCAATGAAATATGCATttaaattatgaattaaatgttaaaagCGTGCGGTACATTAGATGGCAATGAGGTGGCAGGGGGCAATGTGCAGAATGGAATGAGGCGAATTTAATGATGTTTTATGAATTTGTTTTAGATTTTCGGGGAATAAGTTGAGGGGGTAAATTTAAAGCTATCGCAGGATGCAGTACACTAAAAATGATGGGAAAATTAGAAGATAGAAAATGAATTAGTACAAGAacttcaatttaaaaaatccAATCTTAAACTGAGTTGCAGAAAATTAAGAGTCGAATTCATGAAAAGCTTTCCTCGTTTTCTCGAATTAAATAAATCGCTGCTGACCGCGTAAATCTGGTAAATTGTCACTTTAATCGCCCGCCGATTGACGTCcggtttatatttttttgacgGTTGTGCATTGACCAGGGACAAACAGAGATCCATCAAGTGCTTCCAGCAGCACTTAAGGCCTTATAAAAGGGTAATTTCACGAAATGCCACGGTCTTTAATGGCAACTTTCATTAACGAGCCCAATAACTCGATCTCCGAGGGGTGTTGTTAGTTAATTGCCAATTGCTCGCTCTCTGACGTAGCCAATCGCATTATAATATGCCCACTTAATTGTTTAATGGCTTTCCGAACACTTTAAGCAAACAaacgaaattaataatacGCGCAATTATCACGACTCCATCGATATTAACGCCCTATCGTAACCAGCATCTGCAAAAGGTGGCCGTAAAATTCCTGTAAAACTGTCAAAACCAACGACTCATAAACTGCCGAACCAAAAACAGACGAAAAATAAACGCAAACAAATTGAGCCgctaattaaataataataaaaggaCGGTTTTTTTCGAATaatattcttttttatttgttttttaagagtttttttttgctttttaattttttcttctTGGTTTTCCTCTGTGTGGATGTGTGTGGTGTGGGTGGAAATGCACCGCTTTGTTGACTTTGCTGTTGCATATATATGTACGgctatataatttattatacaGTTGAGGGCATGGCTTAATCTTAAATATTCGGCTTCACTTCTCTCGCTCTTATAGCATAGTTTTCAACATACCAAAACAAAGTAcactaaacaaaaatttcGTTTAATTCTATATTATAAAGATACACCCAAAAGATAAAGTTTGatttactttttgtttttcgtttgTCGTAAATAAGAAAATAGAAAAGTAGGTACACTAAAATGTAAACGTATATCAAAAAACACAAAGAGGAATTTTTTACACAATTTTCGTTTATTCTTGTTGTTGAAATAATTTCAAGTTTGTTGTTTAGCATTTAGTCTgccttttgtttttaatgtACATCAATTAATATATTACAATTTAGCATTTGTTGTATTTGATTATTATTggtttgtttaaattttaagatTTAGCTATATTCTTGTTTGTTTTCCATTCGATTTCCTTGCTTATATAGAAAGTACAGTACTAAGTAACTAAACTTCACGTGCCTATTCGTTAAAAATTACCGCCTAGAAATTacaatttatattttgtaaatgttgtttatgttttttttcggTTGTGGTTGtatttttctgattttttcttaaagggtttattaaaaaatctacaattgcatttaaagctaaaaaatatgacttAACTGTAAGTTTTTATTTACAGATGTTTTGGAGTGTCTTTCATATTTTACTTAATCCTCTTGTCATCTCGTATTCTTGTTTACTTCGCCGCGCGTTAAATTCTACGTTTTTCGATTTTCGTTTTACCATCTTGTTTTacgttttgtttgtttataaattttttagaGTACAATCTACtggctatatatatataatatatataaacacGGCTTGCTTAAGAACCTAAACCCTAGCTAGAACCGACCGAGTTGTCTTACTGCTGCCATTTCTCATTGAGCCTTTTTTTTAACTTGATCTAGACGGCGACAAAGTGTTGaacgaaaaaatattttgtggaCTTTTGGGCATGGAAACATTTACCTTGCTTATGGAGAGCAGCTGAGGAATCTGTTTTCTTTGCTTGTCTTTTTTGGTTTCTTTAACACTCGGGTCGCACTTTTAACTAGTTTTCTTCTCATTCatttagtttaatttttagCATTTAGTTTTTTAGGTTAAAACAACATCACTTGGTTTCACGTTTGATTTGAATTGCGTGTTTCTTTCGCTTTATACAAAGGAAATTTTTCgtttacatttaatttagttaatttgatttaattattAAGCAAGTTTTTCAAACTTTAAAAACAAACTAAACTGGTGGATGGCAGCCTCCCCATCTCCATCTTCATCTACTCCACTCCCTGCTCCTATTTTAAGCTGAAGTTTAACACAGATTAATGCACTGGTAAAAAAGATCGATCTCTCAACCTCATCAACGGACCTCATCTTAACTCTATTTCTATAGATCTGCATACAGTCGAACTTGTCTAACGGAAACTGGGAGATGGTTCGTAATATTACATTTGGAAAAGATGATATAACATATTTAAGAACTTGAGAATACTTTTTGATATTTAAAAAGTCTTACTACAGAAAATTTTGAAATTGAGGTTTTCGAAAAATTCCAAAAATGATCTTTAGACTTTCGAACCATGGAAAATTTCTCTGAGTTAGCTAAACTTTAGGTAGCTATCTCGGGGGGCGTATATCTCGAACCTACTGAGTTCGCGTTAGAGAAGTTCGACTGTACGATTCTAGGGCTGCTCCCGCTTGAACTGCGGCCACCCGCTCGACGCCGAGTCCTAGGAGGACTCATAGCCGAACCAGGCGGCCGACGAATGCTATTCCCCGCCCGCTCCGCCCGCCCCACCAAAGCTGTTGAAGTGCCGTACCGCTCCCGGTGCCGCCGCAGCGCCAAACTGCAGACTCAGCTCAAAGAGGCGGCGGGcgtgcagctgctgctgctgctgctggtggtgatGGTGCTGCTGGTGATGGTGGTGCTGGTAGTGGTGGTGCTGGTGCAGCGGATTCAGATTCAAATGACCGCCGAGCACCGAGGAGGCCGAACCCGCCGGCGAGGCGGAACTGGGCGGCTGGAGCGGCAGACCACTGTTGCTACCGGCGCCCGGTGACAATTGCGAGTTGCTGCTGGCACCGCCGACGGGTTGCTGCTGCGAGTGCTGCGACAATTGATCGCTTGTGTGGAACAGGTGCGGATGGTGGGCGGGATTCAGGTGCGGATGCTggtgcggatgcggatgcgggTGGTGCGGATGCTGGTAGCGCATGGGATCCATGTACATGGCGGCTGCTGCAGCGGCTGCAATGCTGGAtgcctgctgttgttgctgttgttgttgctggtggtGTTTAACTTGCTCCtcgttgttattgttgttgttattattgttattattgttggtgctactattgttgttgttgttgttgttagcCTGATTGCCAGCGGAGGAGCTGCCCAGCGGACTTTGCGGCGACATCACCTGGCTGGTCATCGTTGCCGATGAGCCCGCACTGGAGGATGGTGTATTCGGtgtgtgttgctgctgctgctgatgttgctgctgctgttgctgctggtgttgctgctgttgctgctgctgctgctgttgttgctgctgctgctgctgctgttgctgctggcttAGACTATTGAGGGATGCAGGAGTGGACGCAGCTGCAGCTGAGTTCGACTCCTGGATTTCTGATTGCTAGTGGGCCGCCAACTGATGTGCCGCCACCGCCGAGGATTGCATATTCTGTGGACTCAGCATGGGCGGACTGTGGGAATGGGAGTGGGTGCCCATGGGACTGCCGTGCATGTCGTGGTGCGGATGATAGCCACCGTGATGCATATGACCCGGCGGCATGCCGTCCATCATATCACCGCCGAGCGTATTCGGCGGCGTCATGCGCTTCTCCTTCTGCCGCCGATTGCAGAACCACACGCGCACCACCTCCTTCTCCAGCTGCAAGGAGTCGGCCAGTGAGGTGATCTCCTGCGCGGAGGGCTTCGGCTGCTTGTGGAAGTGCTGCTCCAGGGCGCCCTTCACGCTCACCTCGATGCTGGTGCGTTTCTTGCGCTTCCGCCCCTGGGCGGCGATCTTGTCAATGGACGTGGGTGAGCCCGTCGTCGAGTCCGCCTCCTCCAGCCATTTCTGCAACAGTGGCTTCAGTTTGCACATATTCTTGAAGCTCAGCTGTAGGGCCTCAAAGCGGCAGATGGTCGTCTGCGAGAAGACATTCCCGTAGAGGGTGCCCAGGGCCAGACCCACATCGGCCTGGGTGAAGCCCAGCTTGATGCGGCGCTGCTTAAACTGCTTGGCaaaggcctccaaatcatccGACGTGGGGGTGTCCTCCTCGCCGCCGCTTATGGCATCCCTATCGCCGCCGCCCATGTGATGGTGTATGTGCAACTGTGGGGATTCCCCGCGCAACGCATGATGCAGTGGCGCCACACTCTGATGATGGGCCGCAGCGGCCGCATGTGCCGGATGATGGAGCATCCCGTTCATGGCATGATGGTACTGCAACGGCGAGCCGCCCGTGGGCGCATAGTGGCCCGCATGGGGGGCGTGCCAGGCGGCATGGGGCGAGGCCATGCCCTGCTGGATGCGCGTCTGCTGCGAGAGATGCGACATCTCCTGCTTGACGGTATCCGCCGCCGAGGCAACGGCAGCGGCGGCGGGATGATGGTGCGTATGATGGGTGGGCAGGGACCATGGATCCGGATGGAGGGCACTCCACGAACCCAGTCCCGAGCCGGGACCCAGTCCCAATCCTGTGCCATTGCCCTGACCATTCGGCGAGGGCGACGAGGGCAACTGATGATGGGCGGCTGCCGCGGCGGCGGCatggtgatgatgatggtgcTGCATGTACTTCATCTCACCGGCATCGGCCGCCGATCGCGGCGACGAGGTGTGATAGCCACCGCCTCCGAGGGCCATGTCCAGGTCACCGCTCGGCGGGGTCATGTACGAGGTCGCGGCCATCCCCACCGCTCTGGGGCTGTTCAGGCCCTCCACGCTGGCGGGGTAGGGCTCCAAGTTGGGGCTCAGTTTAACGACTTTGTACACCGATCGATCGAAAGGAAGACCAGGGTCCCTATGCTCATTCCACTCGAACCGTGAGGCAACCGTCTTGACGTCTTTTACGGGCAACGTGGCAGGCGCAAAAATATTCTATCTATATCTTTCGATTTTTTGGCGGGGGGCGTGGCCCTCGAGCGCGCTCaacaagtttttttttggtcagcTCGATCCGAAAATCCGACGGCAATTTGCTTGGTATTTCACGGTTTACTTATTAGCTTGACTAGCGTTTGGCTAATTTTGTTTCATTTGGTTATTTGATTTTTCTTTAGAATTTCTTGTTTAGCACTCTTGAACACTTggcactttttattttttttgttgtatgaGGGAAATTTCACCATTCGAGGGAAATTTCGGTTTAGATCATGAATATTACTCAGTGGTCAAAACGCGAAACAGATTGTGATTTCGATTTCGAATGTGTGTTTTACTGGGTAGATGGGTTGACCGGATACGATACGATGTCGATTGAGATTGAGATACAGATTGAGCTTCAGGCTTGAGCTTGAGATTGTGTGTTTTGAGATTTGAGAAGTCAAGACAGCCGAGAGCCCAGGGAAAATTCACGTGCAGACTCGTAGAGCTATCGAAGTGAACTAACGTCATGTCTCGCACGGCAGCTCTACGTTGAGCGCTCTCGACGCTCGGCGGTACGTCACACAGATACGAATACGCACACACACGCCCCGTGTGGCGCACACACACCCCGGCGAGCGGAACCAGTTTGGCCGCCTGGCCTTCCAGCGCTCAATGGGTGCGAAGAGCACCGCCAGCGATGCGCCGAGCGAGATGGCCTCTATCCCACCGAACAACTGGAAGGGAGACTTGCGCTCTATTGGGTTCGGTTTATTCCAGCGTTACGCccccaaaaaagaaaaaagagtCGAAAAAAGAGACACACGTAGAGCCGGCTCTACGGAGTTTCTTCAGTCCAATGCATTCCCATGCAGAGTGACATTTTTAATTGCCCCCAGTGCGAGCGAGAGAGGGCGAGAGATGAGCGGCGGCGACGGCGCATCTCCCGATTTCCGTGGACTCCAACTATCGGGAATAATACCTAGTGGTACCAGAACCCAGTACGGTCTCCCGGTTGGAGCTTTTCCCTCCAGGACTTCTCTCTCCTTTGGGGAGCTTTGTTTCAGTTCCTTGCAGCTCCTTGGCCAGACAACTTTTCCTTTCGTTTttgtgagtgtgtgtgagtgtttTCCGTGCGGGGGAGGGGGGAAGGAGAGGTTGCCATTGCGATTTTCAGAACGTATTAGTAACATATCGTTTTCGAGGAGTTAACCAAATAAATTGTACAAATATTTGACTTTTTATCACTGTGCTTTCAAGCTGACCAATTGGGCACCAGCTTTTTAAACAAGACCCCCTAAAATGTGTACATAAGCGTACAGACACACATATAagttaacaattttcaaaataacaataaatttatCTGCGCtgtaatcaaaataaatataccaCAAGATACTTAAGGATAAAATTCAACTTCATTTAATAAACTGATAAACATATTGCAAAgtgtaaaaaattaaaagtatcACACATTTTAGCTGTCtcattttgatatattataaaaaaattttaaataataatgttACTTTTTCAAATTGTGTAACTTGCAAAAAAATGTGCATCGCCTATTCAAAATTTAAGGAAtacttaatttaaaatttaaacaaatttatttttcaactttTATTTCTGAGATAATGCCGTACAACACTTgtcgttttattttttgttatgCATATCAGCTTCATTTGTTTTAGTATCAAAAACATACCTTTCTTTTGCAGTCTGGCATCTTTCTTTTTCCCTTTGTGAGAGTGACTGTGTTTTGACTAGTTTACAGTTAGATTATATTTCTCTGACAATAGGTTTTGATTTACTTTATCTGTCAGTTTCATTGATTCTATGGGTAGTTTGCGAAATTGCCGCAAAACTTGCGAAAAATTTGCATAGCTAAAGGAATTGCCATCTTTATGGTTGTCGGTGTGcagtttttaagtttttttttatttagagGAGCATTGGGGGACAATGGGAAGAATCGAACGGAAAACAcctcaaaaagtttatat is from Drosophila suzukii chromosome 3, CBGP_Dsuzu_IsoJpt1.0, whole genome shotgun sequence and encodes:
- the vvl gene encoding LOW QUALITY PROTEIN: POU domain protein CF1A (The sequence of the model RefSeq protein was modified relative to this genomic sequence to represent the inferred CDS: substituted 3 bases at 3 genomic stop codons), whose protein sequence is MAATSYMTPPSGDLDMALGGGGYHTSSPRSAADAGEMKYMQHHHHHHAAAAAAAHHQLPSSPSPNGQGNGTGLGLGPGSGLGSWSALHPDPWSLPTHHTHHHPAAAAVASAADTVKQEMSHLSQQTRIQQGMASPHAAWHAPHAGHYAPTGGSPLQYHHAMNGMLHHPAHAAAAAHHQSVAPLHHALRGESPQLHIHHHMGGGDRDAISGGEEDTPTSDDLEAFAKQFKQRRIKLGFTQADVGLALGTLYGNVFSQTTICRFEALQLSFKNMCKLKPLLQKWLEEADSTTGSPTSIDKIAAQGRKRKKRTSIEVSVKGALEQHFHKQPKPSAQEITSLADSLQLEKEVVRVWFCNRRQKEKRMTPPNTLGGDMMDGMPPGHMHHGGYHPHHDMHGSPMGTHSHSHSPPMLSPQNMQSSAVAAHQLAAHXQSEIQESNSAAAASTPASLNSLSQQQQQQQQQQQQQQQQQQQQHQQQQQQQHQQQQQHTPNTPSSSAGSSATMTSQVMSPQSPLGSSSAGNQANNNNNNNSSTNNNNNNNNNNNNEEQVKHHQQQQQQQQQASSIAAAAAAAMYMDPMRYQHPHHPHPHPHQHPHLNPAHHPHLFHTSDQLSQHSQQQPVGGASSNSQLSPGAGSNSGLPLQPPSSASPAGSASSVLGGHLNLNPLHQHHHYQHHHHQQHHHHQQQQQQLHARRLFELSLQFGAAAAPGAVRHFNSFGGAGGAGGEXHSSAAWFGYESSXDSASSGWPQFKREQP